The following coding sequences are from one Arachis hypogaea cultivar Tifrunner chromosome 7, arahy.Tifrunner.gnm2.J5K5, whole genome shotgun sequence window:
- the LOC140174532 gene encoding uncharacterized protein yields MQQSSTGETSFRLTYRVDAIILVEIGEPSPRLLLGGVNEAVEKDLVDETRKMAHLSETTLKQRMALRYNARVLKREFEPNNLVLRRNDVGLPTPGERKLAGNWEGSYMIKEVVGTGAYKLERLDGKEVPRTWNARKLRRFYS; encoded by the coding sequence ATGCAGCAGTCATCTACTGGGGAGACGTCCTTCCGGCTCACTTACAGGGTGGACGCAATAATACTAGTAGAGATTGGGGAACCGAGTCCACGACTACTCTTGGGAGGAGTCAACGAAGCCGTGGAGAAGGACTTGGTAGATGAAACTAGGAAAATGGCCCACTTATCAGAGACTACGTTGAAACAAAGGATGGCCTTGCGTTACAATGCCAGAGTATTAAAAAGAGAGTTTGAGCCAAACAACCTAGTCTTGCGACGCAATGACGTGGGTCTCCCGACACCTGGGGAAAGAAAGTTGGCGGGAAATTGGGAAGGCTCATACATGATAAAGGAAGTGGTCGGCACCGGGGCCTATAAGCTGGAACGACTGGATGGCAAGGAGGTTCCCAGAACATGGAACGCGAGAAAACTAAGAAGGTTCTACTCCTAA